In one window of Pseudodesulfovibrio sediminis DNA:
- a CDS encoding glycyl-radical enzyme activating protein yields MNWKQRQHSFNLSDRDRDETVGLVFDIQRFAVHDGGGIRTLVFLKGCPLSCKWCQNPESMNPKPELMRIPHSCIACVKCMANCPENVIKFGDTGEVVLDRNNCTMCGECVNICYAGSMTIVGRYLTVDEVMTEVDRDQKFYSVSGGGVTFSGGEPTMQGEFLLECLKASKERGLHTAIETCGQAPWKTYESLLDHLDLVLCDIKHMDSDRHKELTGLPNETILNNISRLSQAGIPLKVRLPLIPGSNDDAANLEATARFVATLPTAHGLDILPYHRLGEPKWHQLGKEYTMSGVSPHDREAVLECAEIVEQFVDQISIGG; encoded by the coding sequence ATGAATTGGAAACAGCGACAGCATTCATTCAATCTCTCTGACAGGGACCGCGACGAAACCGTCGGCCTTGTCTTCGACATACAACGGTTCGCCGTCCACGACGGTGGCGGCATCCGCACCCTGGTCTTTCTCAAGGGCTGCCCCCTGAGCTGCAAATGGTGCCAGAATCCGGAATCCATGAACCCGAAGCCGGAACTCATGCGCATCCCGCATTCCTGCATTGCGTGCGTGAAATGCATGGCCAACTGCCCGGAAAACGTCATCAAATTCGGTGATACAGGTGAGGTGGTTCTGGACAGGAACAACTGCACCATGTGCGGCGAATGCGTGAACATCTGCTACGCCGGTTCCATGACCATCGTCGGTCGGTATCTGACCGTGGACGAAGTGATGACCGAAGTGGACCGGGACCAGAAGTTCTATTCCGTTTCGGGTGGCGGCGTGACATTCTCCGGTGGAGAGCCGACCATGCAGGGCGAGTTCCTGCTGGAATGTCTGAAAGCGTCCAAGGAACGTGGGCTGCACACGGCCATCGAGACCTGTGGTCAGGCACCATGGAAGACCTATGAGTCGCTGCTGGATCATCTCGATCTCGTACTCTGCGATATCAAGCACATGGATTCCGACCGCCACAAAGAGCTGACCGGTCTCCCCAACGAAACCATTCTGAACAACATCTCCCGGTTGAGCCAGGCAGGCATCCCTCTCAAGGTGCGCCTGCCCCTGATTCCCGGCTCTAATGACGACGCGGCCAACCTTGAGGCAACCGCCCGGTTCGTGGCGACTCTGCCAACGGCCCACGGCTTGGACATCCTCCCCTACCACCGCCTTGGCGAGCCGAAATGGCACCAACTCGGCAAGGAGTACACCATGTCAGGAGTCTCCCCGCACGACCGTGAAGCAGTACTGGAGTGTGCCGAAATAGTGGAACAGTTTGTCGACCAGATTTCCATCGGCGGCTAG
- the metE gene encoding 5-methyltetrahydropteroyltriglutamate--homocysteine S-methyltransferase → MNAHVLGFPRMGANRELKWALEQFWRGEITETELVTTAAALKKQQWEIQAKAGMDLLPVGDFSLYDHILDTLVMLGAVPDRFERTDAQVPLETYFHLARGDAEKGIPAMEMTKWFDSNYHFIVPELTPDTPFKKNTSALLDDALAVKALGYSPKPVIVGPVTFLMLAKEFGGCNRWDHLERMTEIYGEIIAEIAPHSAWIQIDEPILCTDLPEEAKQAFQYAYPKLKAAANSARLLLTTYFGDLGDNLELATSLPVDGLHVDLVRGQAQLSEVVGALPSNFTLSLGLVDGRNVWKTDLAAAFTQLNITRQQVKRNRIMVASSCSLLHAPVDLASETQLAPELKQWMAFAVQKCDEIAALKQAALTGKAPALFHENTDALLARATHADVVDQTTRSRVKSITPKMYDRTSPFEERARQQRKRLNLPLFPTTTIGSFPQTAEIRQARLQFKKGQISEAEYIEKMQGHIADVVDRQEALGLDVLVHGEPERNDMVEYFGQQLNGFCFTSNGWVQSYGSRCVKPPIIYGDVSRPEKMTVDWALYAQSLTDKPMKGMLTGPVTILCWSFVRNDIPRDAVCRQIALAIRDEVVDLEEAGISIIQIDEAALREGMPIRKDQQEAYLRWAVDCFRLTAGGVKDITQIHSHMCYSEFNVIMQSIAEMDADVISIEASRSGMELLDAFNTYQYPAEIGPGVYDIHSPRVPGKDEIVSLLHKAVKVIPAQRLWVNPDCGLKTRAWPETMASLENMVQAAATLRKGHA, encoded by the coding sequence ATGAACGCGCACGTATTGGGTTTTCCCAGAATGGGGGCCAACCGTGAATTGAAGTGGGCACTTGAACAGTTCTGGCGCGGTGAAATCACCGAGACAGAGCTCGTGACAACAGCCGCAGCCCTGAAGAAACAACAGTGGGAAATACAGGCCAAGGCAGGAATGGACCTGCTGCCGGTTGGCGATTTCTCACTCTACGATCACATTCTCGACACGCTTGTCATGCTTGGCGCAGTGCCTGATCGGTTTGAACGGACCGACGCCCAGGTGCCCCTGGAGACATACTTTCATCTGGCCCGAGGCGATGCCGAGAAAGGCATCCCGGCCATGGAGATGACCAAGTGGTTTGATTCCAATTACCACTTTATCGTCCCGGAACTGACCCCGGACACGCCTTTCAAAAAAAACACCTCCGCCCTGCTGGACGATGCGCTGGCAGTCAAAGCACTCGGTTATTCCCCCAAGCCAGTCATCGTCGGACCGGTCACCTTCCTCATGCTCGCCAAGGAATTCGGCGGATGCAACAGGTGGGACCATCTTGAGCGCATGACTGAAATCTATGGCGAAATCATCGCTGAAATCGCTCCGCACAGCGCCTGGATTCAGATCGACGAACCGATCTTGTGCACAGACCTGCCCGAAGAAGCGAAGCAGGCATTTCAGTACGCCTACCCCAAGCTCAAAGCCGCTGCCAACAGCGCGCGGTTGCTCCTGACCACGTACTTCGGCGATCTGGGCGACAACCTTGAACTTGCCACGTCCCTGCCGGTGGACGGTCTCCATGTAGACCTGGTGCGCGGACAGGCCCAGCTCAGTGAAGTCGTCGGTGCCCTGCCGTCAAACTTCACCCTGTCCCTCGGACTGGTGGACGGAAGGAATGTCTGGAAGACCGACCTGGCCGCGGCCTTCACGCAACTGAATATCACCCGCCAGCAGGTCAAGAGAAACCGGATCATGGTCGCCTCCAGTTGTTCACTCCTCCACGCTCCGGTGGACCTCGCTTCCGAAACGCAGCTCGCCCCCGAGTTGAAGCAGTGGATGGCCTTTGCCGTGCAGAAATGCGATGAAATCGCCGCCCTGAAACAGGCCGCCCTCACCGGAAAGGCGCCTGCACTGTTCCACGAAAATACTGACGCACTGCTCGCCCGAGCCACTCACGCCGATGTCGTGGACCAGACAACCCGAAGCAGAGTCAAAAGCATCACGCCGAAAATGTACGACCGGACTTCTCCGTTTGAAGAACGCGCCCGACAGCAGCGGAAACGGCTCAACCTGCCGCTTTTTCCCACCACGACCATCGGCTCGTTTCCTCAGACCGCAGAGATTCGGCAGGCCCGACTCCAGTTCAAGAAAGGCCAGATATCCGAAGCGGAATACATCGAAAAGATGCAGGGTCACATCGCCGACGTGGTTGATCGCCAGGAAGCGCTGGGGTTGGATGTCCTTGTCCATGGAGAACCCGAACGCAACGACATGGTCGAATACTTCGGCCAGCAGCTCAACGGCTTCTGCTTCACCTCGAACGGCTGGGTACAAAGCTACGGCAGCCGCTGCGTCAAGCCGCCCATTATTTATGGCGATGTCTCACGACCGGAAAAGATGACCGTGGACTGGGCGCTGTATGCCCAGAGCCTGACAGACAAACCCATGAAAGGCATGCTGACCGGACCGGTCACCATCCTGTGCTGGAGTTTTGTCCGCAACGATATCCCGCGAGACGCAGTCTGCCGTCAGATCGCCCTGGCCATCCGCGACGAGGTCGTTGATCTTGAAGAGGCCGGAATTTCCATCATTCAGATCGACGAGGCGGCGCTGCGTGAAGGCATGCCCATCCGCAAGGACCAGCAGGAGGCATACCTGCGCTGGGCCGTTGACTGCTTTCGCCTGACAGCGGGAGGCGTCAAGGATATCACGCAGATTCACTCCCATATGTGCTACAGCGAGTTCAACGTCATCATGCAGTCCATCGCCGAAATGGACGCGGACGTCATCAGCATCGAAGCGAGCCGCAGCGGCATGGAGCTGCTCGACGCCTTCAACACCTACCAATATCCTGCGGAGATAGGCCCGGGAGTCTATGACATCCACAGCCCAAGGGTGCCCGGCAAAGACGAGATTGTCTCGCTCCTGCACAAGGCGGTCAAGGTCATCCCGGCCCAGCGCCTCTGGGTCAATCCCGATTGCGGACTGAAGACCCGTGCCTGGCCCGAGACCATGGCCTCATTGGAGAATATGGTCCAAGCGGCGGCCACACTGCGCAAGGGACACGCATAA
- a CDS encoding methylenetetrahydrofolate reductase yields MKISDLIPRSDRFLSLEFFPPKGQEGWPQFFDQVNQLAGLDPLFVSITYGAGGKLQDNTLEIASAVNERFGLTTMSHLTCVGAERDSIARYLDHLLDAGINNVLALRGDLPTDYPGDAWKDFAYASDLVEFVREGWPEICAGTACYPDAHPESGSIEDDLKWTCHKFEAGSDFAITQLFFDVRRYQDIVTRLRNRGITKPIVPGVLPVLSLQSLNRILALCGANIPLKLYLELQKAHEQGGDMAVREKGVEIARRQIRELLAMGAPGIHLYTLNNADLCLDILTDLPELDG; encoded by the coding sequence ATGAAAATCTCCGATCTCATCCCCCGCTCCGACCGCTTCCTGTCCCTTGAATTTTTCCCGCCCAAGGGGCAGGAGGGCTGGCCGCAATTTTTCGACCAGGTCAATCAGTTGGCCGGTCTCGACCCGTTGTTTGTTTCCATCACCTATGGTGCCGGAGGCAAACTTCAGGACAACACCCTTGAAATCGCTTCGGCGGTCAATGAACGCTTCGGACTCACGACCATGTCGCACCTGACCTGCGTGGGAGCCGAGAGAGACAGCATTGCCCGCTATCTCGATCATCTGCTGGATGCCGGGATCAACAACGTCCTTGCCTTGCGCGGCGACCTGCCCACCGATTATCCGGGAGACGCCTGGAAGGACTTTGCCTATGCCTCGGATCTGGTGGAGTTCGTCAGGGAGGGCTGGCCCGAAATCTGCGCAGGGACAGCGTGCTACCCTGACGCACACCCGGAGTCCGGCTCCATCGAGGACGACCTCAAGTGGACCTGTCACAAATTCGAAGCCGGTTCAGACTTTGCCATCACCCAGTTGTTCTTTGACGTCCGCCGATATCAGGACATCGTGACCCGCCTGCGCAACAGGGGTATCACCAAGCCCATCGTGCCGGGCGTTCTTCCGGTCCTCAGCCTGCAATCGCTCAACCGCATCCTCGCTCTTTGCGGGGCCAATATCCCACTGAAGCTCTACCTTGAGCTGCAAAAAGCCCATGAGCAAGGAGGCGACATGGCCGTAAGAGAAAAAGGGGTGGAGATCGCCCGACGGCAGATTCGGGAACTGCTTGCCATGGGCGCGCCGGGCATTCACCTCTATACGCTCAACAATGCCGACCTGTGCCTGGACATTCTCACCGATCTCCCGGAGTTGGACGGGTAG
- a CDS encoding ABC transporter ATP-binding protein has translation MLTVNNLSIEFNRYAKGWQKKTVHPVRDLSLNIPGGSIVAVVGSSGSGKSLLAHAILGLLPHNAKATGDILFKDTQLDPRRIRQLRGREIALIPQSVTSLNPLARVGNQVFRAARLSGKCCTTAARSTDSAFSRYKLHDTVKSFFPFQVSGGMARRVLTATATAGDASLFIADEPTSGLDPLVAKKSLAHLRELADAGKSVMLITHDLDAAVDIADYVAVIYAGTTVEFAPAASFREGSGPMHPYSQALWNALPQQSFSFLKGNQPKDDEPIEGCVFHSRCPLGDATCRASKQPLRTINANQVRCCHA, from the coding sequence ATGCTGACCGTCAACAACCTGTCCATAGAGTTCAACCGGTATGCCAAGGGATGGCAGAAGAAAACGGTCCACCCGGTCCGCGACCTGTCCCTGAACATCCCCGGCGGCAGCATCGTCGCCGTTGTCGGCTCCAGCGGTTCCGGCAAGAGCCTCCTGGCACACGCCATCCTCGGGCTGCTCCCGCACAATGCGAAAGCAACCGGTGACATCCTGTTCAAGGACACACAGCTTGATCCCCGGCGCATCCGTCAACTGCGGGGCCGTGAGATAGCCCTCATCCCGCAATCAGTGACCTCGCTCAACCCGCTGGCCCGGGTCGGTAATCAGGTGTTCCGTGCAGCCAGATTAAGCGGGAAATGCTGCACCACCGCCGCCCGCAGCACGGACTCGGCCTTTTCCCGGTACAAACTCCACGACACCGTCAAATCGTTCTTCCCCTTTCAGGTCTCCGGGGGCATGGCCCGGCGGGTGCTGACCGCCACGGCCACAGCCGGTGACGCCAGCCTGTTCATCGCCGATGAACCCACGTCCGGGCTTGACCCGCTGGTGGCAAAGAAATCCCTGGCCCATCTCAGGGAGCTGGCGGACGCCGGGAAGTCCGTCATGCTCATCACCCATGACCTCGATGCCGCGGTGGACATCGCGGACTACGTGGCCGTCATCTATGCTGGCACCACGGTCGAATTCGCTCCGGCTGCCAGCTTCAGGGAAGGCTCCGGCCCAATGCACCCGTATTCCCAGGCATTGTGGAATGCGCTCCCGCAGCAGTCATTCAGCTTCCTGAAAGGGAATCAGCCCAAGGACGATGAACCCATTGAGGGATGCGTTTTCCATTCCCGCTGTCCGCTCGGAGATGCAACCTGCCGGGCCTCGAAACAGCCACTCAGGACCATCAACGCCAACCAGGTGAGGTGCTGCCATGCTTAA
- a CDS encoding ABC transporter permease — translation MNTTTSFWLRKAGKLVLILTMVSVLAFTLVSLSPIDPVTAYIGMDRMQISTEQEQKIIERWGLDKPAPERFIKWAKHALSGDLGQSMIFNEPVTKVIGKRFTTSLWLMASAWTISGILGFIFGVLAGTNRNSLLDRSIRFYAYTLASTPSFWLGLVLLSIFSVTLGITPICGATPTGISPADATLWQKLHHLILPAATLSVIGVAQIALHTREKMIDAMNSDYALFAFAQGETRRGVAWRHALRNVALPAVTLQFASLGELFGGSVLAEQVFSYPGLGKATVEAGIRGDVPLLLGIAIFSALFVFCGNLIADVLYGVFDPRIRIGSEEAR, via the coding sequence ATGAACACGACAACATCTTTCTGGCTCAGAAAAGCAGGCAAACTGGTCCTGATTCTGACTATGGTATCCGTCCTTGCCTTCACCCTTGTCTCGCTCTCGCCCATTGACCCTGTCACGGCGTATATCGGCATGGACAGGATGCAGATAAGCACGGAACAGGAACAGAAAATCATCGAGCGGTGGGGGCTGGACAAACCGGCCCCGGAACGCTTCATCAAATGGGCGAAGCACGCCCTTTCAGGCGATCTGGGCCAATCCATGATCTTTAACGAGCCTGTCACCAAGGTCATAGGCAAACGCTTCACCACGTCACTGTGGCTCATGGCGTCCGCATGGACCATCTCAGGCATACTCGGCTTTATTTTCGGCGTGCTGGCGGGCACGAACCGCAACTCACTCCTTGACAGGAGCATCCGGTTCTACGCCTACACATTGGCCTCGACGCCCTCTTTCTGGCTTGGACTGGTGCTTCTCTCGATCTTCTCCGTGACGCTGGGCATCACCCCCATCTGCGGGGCCACGCCCACCGGCATTTCCCCGGCAGACGCCACCCTCTGGCAAAAACTGCATCACCTGATTCTCCCGGCCGCCACCCTTTCGGTCATCGGCGTGGCACAGATAGCCCTGCATACCCGCGAAAAAATGATCGACGCCATGAACAGCGATTACGCGCTCTTTGCCTTTGCCCAGGGCGAAACCCGCAGAGGCGTGGCCTGGCGGCATGCCCTGCGCAATGTGGCCCTGCCTGCCGTCACCCTGCAATTTGCCTCCCTTGGCGAGCTGTTCGGCGGTTCCGTACTGGCGGAGCAGGTCTTCTCCTATCCCGGACTGGGCAAGGCCACGGTTGAAGCCGGAATTCGCGGGGATGTCCCCCTCCTCCTCGGCATCGCCATCTTCAGCGCCCTGTTCGTCTTTTGCGGCAACCTCATCGCGGATGTCCTGTATGGCGTGTTTGACCCCAGAATCCGTATCGGTTCGGAGGAAGCCCGATGA
- a CDS encoding ABC transporter substrate-binding protein, translated as MHYVKSSPNSRHMNLVFMILLGLLMLCPSIAMAKDTLTLAIKGEPAEGYDPTLGWGRYGSPLFQSTLLKRNENMKIVTDLATSYSLSKDGLLWTVTIREDAKFSDGTPLTAKDVEYTFNTAAQAGGKVDLMSLNKAEAKDATTILFTLKKTDSTFVNRFISLGIVPKASHGPGYARMPIGSGPYRMVEWNEGQQMIAEANPYYYGDAPYFKRLVFLFTDEDTSFAAAKAGQVDIVVVPQALAVQTIPGMTMHAVHSVDNRGLMFPTVPATGKTTDKGAPIGNDVTADKAIRQAINKVIDRKALVAGILEGYGSPAYSVCDGLPWFNPANTFADNDADAARKILADAGWKDSDGDGIVEKNGLKAEFTIIYPAERSIRQYLALASADMIKKIGINAKVEGKRSWDEIKQLMHSNVIVFGWGSHDPIEIYHLYSSHHAGDGYNNPGLYTNPKVDEYLDKALAAPNYEASLEYWMKSQWDGETGTSALGDAPWAWLVNLDHTYFISDHLNVGTSQVEPHGHGWPITANIEKWTWID; from the coding sequence ATGCATTATGTTAAATCCTCCCCGAACAGTCGGCATATGAATCTCGTATTCATGATTCTGCTCGGACTTCTCATGCTTTGTCCATCCATCGCGATGGCCAAGGACACGTTGACTCTGGCCATCAAGGGCGAACCCGCCGAGGGCTATGACCCCACCCTGGGGTGGGGCCGATACGGCAGTCCTCTTTTTCAAAGCACTTTGCTCAAGCGTAATGAGAACATGAAAATAGTCACAGACCTGGCGACAAGCTATTCGCTGTCCAAGGATGGGCTGCTGTGGACTGTCACCATACGTGAGGACGCCAAATTTTCCGATGGAACGCCCCTGACCGCCAAAGATGTCGAGTACACCTTCAACACGGCAGCCCAGGCCGGGGGCAAGGTCGACCTCATGAGCCTGAACAAGGCCGAGGCAAAAGACGCGACCACCATCCTCTTCACCCTCAAGAAAACCGACTCCACTTTCGTCAACCGCTTCATCAGCCTGGGTATTGTCCCCAAGGCTTCCCATGGCCCGGGATACGCGCGCATGCCCATCGGATCCGGCCCCTACCGGATGGTCGAGTGGAACGAAGGGCAGCAGATGATCGCCGAAGCCAACCCCTATTACTACGGCGACGCGCCCTATTTCAAACGGCTGGTATTCCTGTTCACGGACGAGGACACGTCCTTTGCCGCGGCCAAGGCCGGACAGGTTGATATCGTCGTCGTTCCGCAGGCTCTGGCTGTCCAAACCATCCCCGGCATGACGATGCACGCCGTGCACAGTGTGGACAACCGCGGCCTCATGTTCCCGACAGTACCCGCCACAGGCAAAACCACCGACAAAGGCGCTCCCATCGGCAACGACGTGACCGCCGACAAGGCGATCAGACAAGCCATCAACAAGGTTATCGACAGAAAGGCACTGGTCGCAGGCATATTGGAAGGATACGGAAGCCCGGCCTACAGCGTGTGCGACGGCCTGCCCTGGTTCAACCCTGCCAACACCTTTGCCGACAACGATGCCGACGCCGCCAGAAAGATTCTGGCCGACGCAGGCTGGAAGGACAGTGACGGTGACGGCATTGTCGAAAAGAACGGCCTGAAAGCCGAGTTCACCATCATCTACCCGGCAGAACGCAGCATCCGCCAGTACCTGGCTCTGGCCTCCGCTGACATGATCAAGAAGATCGGCATCAACGCCAAGGTTGAAGGCAAGCGCAGCTGGGATGAAATCAAACAGCTCATGCATTCCAACGTCATCGTCTTTGGCTGGGGCAGCCACGACCCCATCGAGATCTACCATCTCTACAGCAGCCACCATGCCGGTGACGGGTACAACAACCCCGGCTTATACACCAATCCCAAGGTGGACGAATACCTCGACAAGGCCCTGGCCGCCCCCAACTACGAGGCCTCTCTTGAATACTGGATGAAATCACAGTGGGATGGCGAAACAGGGACCAGCGCTCTCGGCGATGCGCCCTGGGCGTGGCTGGTCAACCTCGATCACACCTACTTCATAAGCGACCATCTCAATGTGGGCACGTCCCAGGTTGAGCCCCATGGACACGGCTGGCCCATCACGGCCAACATCGAGAAGTGGACCTGGATCGACTAA
- a CDS encoding ribonucleoside triphosphate reductase, producing the protein MPIQIQKRDGCIETWSTKRIGNAIFKALKGSGIKDPLLADRLAGKVEKKLLDIDVPEQEQVQDTVQQVLMEARLYKVAERYIIYREKRRELRSQNDAFLDIAGVTESYLDNVDWRVNENSNMVHSFQGLILHMAGSVQARYMLEKYPEEVRMAHTHGYFHIHDLSFGLAGYCSGWSLRDLLLEGFNLRDRCSSTPAKHFDAACGQIVNFLGTLQNEWAGAQAFNNIDTYLAPFIRNDGLDYATVKQQIQKMLHNLNATSRWGGQSPFTNFTFDFVPPSHIADEAVILGGELQDYTYGDFAEEMAMINRAFLEVMLEGDANGRIFSFPIPTYNVTKDFPWDSREGKMLLQMTAKYGAPYFQNFINSDLNPEDVRSMCCRLQMDLREIRKKTGGLFGAGDLTGSIGVVTLNLPKLAYLAHNEDDFIDLVSEYAQLASESLEFKRKVVEKNLEAGMFPFSRRYLKNGLKGHFSTIGLIGGHEACVNLLGKGVDSASGSRLMQRVLNHLRRLVVRFQEETGNLYNLEATPGEGTCYRLAKIDKELYSDIYTSGDETPYYTNSTLLPVGASSDVFFALEHQDKLQTLYNGGTVFHTFLGEAAPNEESVKNYLLKAMSKTKIPYISVTPTFSICEDHGYLYGEHFDCPTCNKETEVYTRVVGYYRPVGRWNKGKQEEYKDRIEYTEQTFCQTA; encoded by the coding sequence ATGCCTATTCAAATTCAAAAACGCGACGGATGCATTGAGACCTGGTCAACCAAGAGGATCGGCAACGCCATCTTCAAAGCCCTCAAGGGCAGCGGCATCAAAGACCCGCTCCTTGCCGACAGGCTGGCCGGAAAAGTGGAAAAAAAGCTCCTCGACATAGACGTTCCCGAACAGGAACAGGTACAGGACACCGTGCAGCAGGTGCTCATGGAAGCGCGTCTGTACAAGGTTGCCGAGCGATACATCATCTATCGTGAAAAACGACGTGAGCTGCGCTCCCAGAACGACGCGTTTCTGGATATCGCCGGTGTCACCGAAAGCTATCTGGACAACGTAGACTGGCGGGTCAACGAAAACTCGAACATGGTCCACTCCTTTCAGGGGTTGATTCTCCACATGGCCGGTTCTGTCCAGGCACGCTACATGCTGGAAAAGTACCCCGAAGAAGTGCGCATGGCCCACACCCACGGATATTTCCATATCCATGACCTTTCATTCGGCCTGGCCGGATACTGCTCCGGCTGGAGCCTGCGCGACCTGCTTCTGGAAGGGTTCAACCTGCGCGACCGCTGCTCGTCCACTCCGGCCAAGCACTTTGATGCGGCCTGCGGTCAGATCGTCAATTTCCTCGGCACCCTGCAAAATGAGTGGGCCGGGGCACAGGCGTTCAACAACATCGACACCTACCTGGCTCCTTTCATCCGCAATGACGGGCTGGACTATGCCACCGTGAAGCAGCAGATCCAGAAGATGCTCCACAACCTGAACGCCACCTCCCGCTGGGGAGGCCAGAGCCCGTTCACCAACTTCACCTTCGACTTTGTCCCGCCGTCGCACATCGCGGACGAAGCCGTCATTCTCGGCGGCGAGTTGCAGGATTACACCTACGGCGATTTCGCTGAGGAAATGGCCATGATCAACCGGGCCTTCCTCGAAGTCATGCTTGAAGGCGACGCCAACGGACGCATTTTCTCCTTCCCCATCCCCACGTACAACGTGACAAAGGACTTCCCCTGGGATTCCAGGGAAGGCAAGATGCTCCTGCAGATGACCGCCAAATACGGCGCACCCTACTTCCAGAACTTCATCAACTCGGACCTCAACCCGGAAGATGTGCGTTCCATGTGCTGCCGTCTGCAGATGGACCTGCGGGAAATCCGCAAGAAGACCGGCGGCCTGTTCGGTGCGGGCGACCTGACCGGCTCCATCGGCGTGGTGACCCTGAACCTGCCCAAGCTGGCCTATCTGGCTCACAATGAAGACGACTTCATCGATCTGGTCTCCGAGTACGCACAGCTTGCCAGCGAATCCCTGGAATTCAAGCGCAAGGTCGTTGAGAAGAATCTGGAAGCGGGCATGTTCCCGTTCTCCCGCCGCTACCTCAAAAACGGTTTGAAAGGCCACTTTTCGACCATCGGCCTCATCGGTGGACACGAGGCATGCGTGAACCTGCTCGGCAAGGGCGTGGACTCGGCGTCCGGCTCCCGCCTCATGCAGCGTGTGCTCAATCACCTCCGCCGTCTGGTCGTCCGTTTTCAGGAAGAGACCGGCAACCTGTACAACCTTGAGGCCACTCCGGGCGAAGGCACCTGCTACCGTCTGGCAAAGATCGACAAGGAGCTTTATTCGGATATCTACACGTCCGGCGACGAGACCCCGTATTACACCAATTCCACCCTGCTGCCCGTGGGCGCAAGCTCAGATGTCTTCTTTGCCCTTGAGCATCAGGACAAACTGCAGACCCTCTATAACGGCGGCACGGTCTTCCATACGTTCCTGGGCGAAGCGGCCCCGAATGAAGAGAGCGTGAAGAACTACCTGCTCAAGGCCATGAGCAAGACCAAGATACCCTATATCTCGGTCACTCCGACCTTCTCCATATGCGAGGATCACGGCTACCTGTACGGCGAGCACTTCGACTGCCCGACCTGCAACAAGGAAACCGAGGTCTACACCCGCGTGGTCGGGTACTACCGCCCCGTGGGCCGCTGGAACAAGGGCAAGCAGGAAGAATACAAGGATCGCATCGAATACACTGAGCAGACATTCTGCCAGACCGCCTAG
- a CDS encoding ABC transporter permease, protein MNSHDTTLSMNMPLFLGRLRLWDGRGRALWALGFCTAYFTALIFAALWMDDSGLGTDFLHRKLAPCLEYPFGTDWLGRDMLVRTIKGLCRSLSIGLLAATISSIISVSLGIAAATLGPKTDAVVSTFVDLIMGTPHLVLLILVSFACGGGATGVIIAVAVSHWPRLARIIRAEVLQLRSAEFIHVSRKMGCSAWWIARKHMLPHIMPQFIIGLILLFPHAILHAAGLTFLGFGLSPHNPSIGILLAESMRHLSTGYWWLAILPGLSLVVTVKLFDILGNNLRIITDPRTSQE, encoded by the coding sequence ATGAACAGTCACGACACGACTCTTTCCATGAATATGCCCCTGTTTCTCGGCAGGCTGCGTCTCTGGGATGGACGGGGGCGGGCACTCTGGGCCCTCGGCTTCTGCACCGCCTATTTCACGGCACTGATTTTCGCCGCGCTCTGGATGGATGACTCCGGCCTTGGCACCGACTTCCTGCACCGCAAGCTGGCGCCATGTCTGGAGTACCCCTTCGGGACAGACTGGCTGGGCCGCGACATGCTGGTGCGGACCATAAAGGGGTTGTGCAGAAGCCTCTCCATCGGTCTGCTCGCGGCAACCATCAGCTCCATCATTTCCGTGTCCCTCGGTATCGCGGCAGCCACACTGGGGCCCAAAACCGATGCCGTGGTCTCGACCTTTGTCGATCTGATCATGGGCACGCCGCATCTGGTCCTGCTCATCCTTGTCTCATTCGCCTGCGGCGGAGGCGCGACCGGCGTTATCATCGCGGTGGCCGTATCCCATTGGCCCCGCCTCGCCCGCATCATCCGCGCCGAAGTCCTGCAACTGAGAAGCGCGGAATTCATTCATGTCTCCCGCAAAATGGGGTGTTCCGCATGGTGGATCGCCAGAAAACACATGCTCCCGCACATCATGCCCCAGTTCATCATCGGGCTGATCCTGCTCTTTCCCCACGCCATCCTCCATGCCGCCGGGCTAACCTTCCTCGGCTTCGGACTCTCGCCGCATAATCCGTCCATCGGCATCCTGCTGGCAGAATCCATGCGTCACCTGTCCACGGGCTACTGGTGGCTGGCCATTCTCCCCGGCCTGTCCCTTGTCGTCACGGTGAAACTGTTCGACATCCTCGGCAACAACCTGCGCATTATTACCGACCCTAGAACCAGTCAGGAGTAA